Proteins from a single region of Caloramator sp. E03:
- the mraY gene encoding phospho-N-acetylmuramoyl-pentapeptide-transferase, which produces MQITIYATIISFIIVLILGPVIIPALKRFKFGQNIRDDGPKSHLKKAGTPTMGGIIFILSIIITTALVAKKMSGSLWVALITTVGYGFIGFLDDSLKIIKKRSLGLRAYQKLIGQITFAFILSYFAYTNKDIGSLIHIPFTNKMVDFGVMYIPFMMFVIVGVTNSVNLTDGLDGLASGVTLIVSIFFAIVTYGLGDKDLSLFCGALAGSLLGFLKYNSYPAQVFMGDTGSLALGGAISALAVLLRMPFILVIVGGIYVVETLSDIIQIISFKTTGKRVFKMAPLHHHFEQEGWHETKIVAWFCIFTAILCLIGFLAISF; this is translated from the coding sequence ATGCAGATAACTATTTACGCAACAATAATTTCTTTTATTATAGTTCTAATATTAGGGCCTGTAATAATTCCAGCATTAAAAAGGTTTAAATTTGGACAAAACATAAGGGATGATGGCCCCAAAAGCCATTTAAAGAAAGCTGGTACCCCTACTATGGGAGGTATAATATTTATTCTAAGTATTATAATCACAACAGCATTAGTTGCAAAAAAAATGTCTGGATCATTATGGGTTGCCCTTATAACAACTGTTGGATATGGATTTATAGGATTTCTTGATGATAGCCTAAAGATTATAAAAAAAAGAAGCCTTGGGCTTAGAGCTTATCAAAAGCTAATTGGGCAAATTACATTTGCATTTATACTTTCTTATTTTGCTTATACGAATAAAGATATTGGAAGTCTTATACACATACCCTTTACCAACAAAATGGTAGATTTTGGAGTAATGTATATACCTTTTATGATGTTTGTTATAGTTGGGGTAACTAATTCTGTTAATTTAACAGACGGACTTGATGGACTTGCTTCTGGTGTAACACTTATTGTTAGCATATTTTTTGCTATTGTCACTTACGGATTAGGAGATAAAGATCTCTCACTTTTTTGTGGAGCTCTTGCAGGAAGTCTTCTTGGCTTTTTAAAATACAACTCCTATCCTGCACAGGTTTTTATGGGAGATACAGGTTCATTAGCACTTGGAGGAGCAATATCAGCTCTTGCAGTACTTTTAAGGATGCCTTTTATACTTGTAATTGTAGGTGGAATTTATGTTGTTGAAACTTTATCAGATATAATACAAATAATATCCTTTAAAACTACTGGAAAGAGGGTATTTAAAATGGCCCCTCTTCATCATCATTTTGAGCAGGAAGGTTGGCATGAAACTAAGATAGTTGCTTGGTTTTGTATATTTACAGCTATATTATGCCTTATTGGATTTTTAGCAATAAGTTTTTAG
- a CDS encoding UDP-N-acetylmuramoyl-L-alanyl-D-glutamate--2,6-diaminopimelate ligase has translation MKILEILKNVEYISIKGEEKDIESLAYNTSKVKKGSMFFCIEGFKTDGHIFAQKAVDSGAYAIVVSKDVEVKGNATIIKVKDTREAMALMSANFYGNVADTMNIIGVTGTNGKTTSTFMIKSILDAYNKKTALLGTIYNIIGSKKEEAKRTTPESMDLQEMFYNMKKEGIEYCVMEVSSHSLELKRVYGVKFKAGIFTNLTQDHLDFHITMENYFNAKMRLFDWCDVAVINTDDEYGKRAAKSIEGKVITFGIENEAQVMGENIVISEKGTNFNIKYEDKVLPISLNLPGKFNVYNALGAAAACIGIGIPIDCVKKGLESLEVVPGRSEKIISKKGFTIVIDYAHTPDGIVNILKTAREYTKGRLITLFGCGGDRDKTKRPLMGKAAGELSDFCIVTSDNPRSEEPMAIIGDILPGIDKTGCPYVIIEDRKQAIKYAIENGKEGDVIVIAGKGHETYQILKDKTIHFDEREIVWELLGE, from the coding sequence ATGAAAATATTAGAGATATTAAAAAACGTAGAATATATATCAATAAAAGGAGAAGAAAAAGATATTGAATCCTTGGCTTATAATACATCCAAGGTAAAAAAAGGAAGTATGTTTTTTTGCATAGAAGGTTTCAAAACTGATGGTCATATTTTTGCTCAAAAGGCAGTTGACAGTGGAGCTTATGCTATAGTTGTAAGTAAAGATGTAGAGGTTAAAGGGAATGCTACGATAATTAAGGTTAAAGATACAAGGGAGGCTATGGCATTAATGTCAGCTAATTTCTATGGAAATGTTGCTGATACTATGAATATAATTGGTGTTACGGGAACTAATGGCAAAACTACATCTACCTTTATGATTAAATCAATATTAGATGCTTATAATAAAAAAACAGCACTTCTTGGAACGATTTATAACATAATAGGAAGCAAAAAAGAAGAAGCTAAAAGGACAACTCCTGAATCTATGGATTTACAAGAGATGTTTTATAACATGAAAAAAGAAGGTATAGAATACTGTGTAATGGAGGTTTCCTCACATTCCCTTGAGCTTAAAAGGGTTTATGGAGTTAAATTCAAAGCTGGCATTTTTACAAATCTAACACAGGATCATCTTGACTTCCATATAACTATGGAAAACTATTTTAATGCAAAGATGAGACTTTTTGATTGGTGCGATGTTGCAGTTATTAATACAGATGATGAATATGGCAAAAGAGCAGCTAAAAGTATAGAGGGGAAGGTTATAACCTTTGGAATAGAAAATGAAGCACAGGTCATGGGTGAAAATATAGTTATAAGTGAAAAAGGAACCAATTTTAATATTAAATATGAGGATAAAGTATTACCTATAAGTCTTAATTTGCCAGGAAAGTTTAATGTATATAATGCTCTTGGAGCTGCAGCTGCTTGCATTGGAATTGGAATTCCGATTGATTGTGTTAAAAAAGGTCTTGAAAGTTTAGAGGTAGTACCTGGAAGAAGTGAAAAAATAATATCAAAGAAAGGATTTACTATAGTCATAGATTATGCGCACACTCCCGATGGGATAGTAAATATCTTAAAAACAGCAAGGGAATATACAAAAGGAAGGCTTATAACTCTCTTTGGATGTGGAGGAGATAGGGATAAGACGAAAAGACCTCTTATGGGAAAAGCTGCAGGAGAACTGTCGGATTTTTGCATAGTAACCTCTGACAATCCTAGAAGTGAAGAGCCGATGGCAATTATAGGGGATATACTTCCCGGAATAGACAAAACAGGATGTCCTTATGTTATAATAGAGGATAGGAAACAAGCTATAAAGTATGCAATTGAAAATGGGAAGGAAGGAGATGTAATTGTCATTGCAGGTAAGGGACATGAAACCTATCAGATTTTAAAGGACAAAACTATTCACTTTGATGAACGTGAAATAGTTTGGGAGTTGCTTGGAGAATAG
- a CDS encoding stage V sporulation protein D, giving the protein MNTEHRTNITVKKRIVFLLLVIFILQTVIVGRYAYVQIMWAPQLQKWAVEQWTNDIRISARRGNILDRNGNPLAVSGNVERVDAFLKDINDKEKNKKITKEEIAEKLSPILNMSKEDILSKLNKKLSNGAPVACVTIARRIEKEQGNKIRELKLPGIIVSEDTKRYYPNGNFLAQVLGSTNVDGDGRSGIELQYNNELKGVPGKYMGETDAYHRELPYKIANYYPPKNGNDIVLTIDQYIQYYTEKALERGLSEYKAKQISAIIMDPKTGEILAMASKPDFDPNNPVKGSVEESLKLWKNRTVNYNFEPGSILKVITAAAAVNENLVSDSDRFVCNGSYKVADRIIHCWRRQGHGVQNFAQILQNSCNVGFMILGERIGKERLYKYYNAFGLGKKTNIDLPGEETGIIRPIDKVGKVELATEAFGQGISVTSIQYLTAFAAVANDGKLVEPHIVKKILSTDENGNTSVVKEIQPKVVRQVISTSSAKKLREILESVVTYGAAKRAYIEGYHIGGKTGTAQVVENGRYAPGKYISSFAAMAPSNDPKFVMILTIDEPDPSNYYSGSTAAPLAKTLFEDLFRYLNMQPDTGTNSAQKTPVEVIIPEVRGLSVDEAGSVLKKNNIDYEVQGNGNVVYDISPKPGVSVYENTKITLYLGVEKNTNAKVVVPDFKGMTKKEIDDLAKSLELNVVFMGDGIGVSQDINPNTEVSKGTRIKVILEQPED; this is encoded by the coding sequence TTGAATACCGAACATAGAACTAATATTACAGTAAAAAAAAGAATTGTTTTCTTATTGTTAGTTATATTTATATTGCAAACGGTTATTGTAGGTAGGTATGCTTATGTTCAGATTATGTGGGCTCCTCAGCTTCAAAAATGGGCAGTAGAGCAATGGACTAATGATATTAGAATATCAGCACGTAGAGGAAATATACTTGATAGAAATGGTAACCCTCTTGCAGTAAGTGGTAACGTTGAGAGGGTAGATGCTTTTTTAAAAGATATCAATGATAAAGAAAAGAATAAAAAGATTACAAAAGAAGAGATAGCTGAAAAGCTATCTCCTATTTTGAATATGAGTAAAGAGGATATACTATCAAAACTGAATAAAAAATTGTCCAATGGTGCTCCAGTTGCTTGCGTTACTATTGCAAGAAGAATTGAAAAGGAGCAAGGGAACAAGATTAGGGAGTTAAAACTTCCTGGAATAATAGTTTCAGAAGATACAAAGCGCTATTATCCAAATGGCAACTTTTTAGCCCAGGTACTTGGAAGTACAAATGTAGATGGTGATGGGAGATCAGGAATTGAACTTCAGTACAACAATGAACTAAAGGGAGTTCCAGGAAAATATATGGGAGAAACTGATGCCTACCATAGAGAGCTTCCATATAAAATTGCAAATTATTATCCACCAAAGAATGGTAATGACATAGTACTTACAATAGACCAATATATTCAATATTATACTGAAAAAGCGTTAGAAAGGGGATTATCTGAATACAAAGCAAAACAAATATCTGCCATAATAATGGATCCTAAAACTGGTGAAATACTTGCTATGGCTTCAAAGCCAGATTTTGATCCAAATAATCCTGTTAAGGGATCCGTTGAAGAGTCTTTAAAGCTTTGGAAGAATAGAACTGTAAATTATAACTTTGAGCCCGGATCGATACTTAAGGTTATTACTGCTGCAGCTGCAGTAAATGAAAACTTAGTTAGCGATTCGGACAGATTTGTATGTAATGGTTCTTATAAAGTTGCAGATAGAATAATACACTGCTGGAGAAGGCAGGGACATGGGGTCCAAAATTTTGCACAAATACTACAAAACTCATGTAATGTAGGTTTTATGATACTTGGAGAAAGAATAGGAAAAGAAAGGCTTTATAAATATTATAATGCCTTTGGACTTGGAAAAAAGACAAATATAGACCTTCCAGGGGAGGAAACTGGTATAATAAGGCCTATAGATAAAGTTGGAAAAGTTGAACTTGCAACAGAGGCCTTTGGTCAAGGTATATCAGTTACAAGTATACAATATCTTACTGCCTTTGCTGCAGTTGCAAATGATGGTAAACTTGTAGAGCCTCATATTGTAAAAAAAATATTAAGTACTGATGAAAATGGCAATACTTCAGTTGTAAAGGAAATTCAGCCAAAAGTTGTAAGACAGGTAATAAGCACAAGCTCTGCTAAAAAGCTAAGAGAAATACTTGAAAGTGTTGTAACTTACGGGGCAGCGAAAAGAGCATATATAGAAGGATATCATATAGGAGGAAAGACTGGAACAGCACAGGTTGTTGAAAATGGGCGATATGCTCCTGGAAAATATATTTCTTCATTTGCAGCTATGGCTCCAAGTAATGACCCTAAATTTGTTATGATACTTACAATTGATGAGCCTGATCCTTCAAACTATTATTCTGGTAGTACTGCTGCACCTCTTGCAAAAACACTTTTTGAAGATTTATTTAGGTATCTAAATATGCAGCCTGATACAGGTACAAATTCAGCTCAAAAGACGCCAGTTGAGGTTATTATACCTGAGGTCAGGGGATTAAGTGTTGATGAAGCAGGTTCAGTATTAAAGAAAAACAACATAGATTATGAAGTTCAAGGAAACGGGAATGTTGTTTATGATATTAGCCCTAAACCTGGAGTTAGTGTTTATGAAAACACAAAAATAACTTTATATCTTGGGGTTGAAAAGAATACTAATGCTAAGGTTGTAGTACCTGATTTTAAAGGTATGACTAAAAAGGAAATAGATGATTTAGCAAAATCATTAGAATTAAATGTTGTTTTTATGGGTGATGGAATAGGAGTTTCACAGGATATAAATCCGAATACTGAAGTGTCAAAGGGTACACGTATTAAAGTCATATTGGAACAGCCAGAAGATTAA
- the rsmH gene encoding 16S rRNA (cytosine(1402)-N(4))-methyltransferase RsmH, giving the protein MEFKHKSVLLNECIEGLNIKKNGVYVDGTLGGAGHSKEILSCLNNEGTLIGIDQDTNAIEASRKRLSQYSNIIFVHDNFSNIKNILNELNINKVDGILLDLGVSSHQLDEPERGFSYMHDAPLDMRMNSNSSFSAKDVVNEYSKEKLEKVIKEYGEEKWASRIAEFIVKERQKKRIETTFELVDIIKAAIPASARREGPHPAKRTFQAIRIEVNREIEILENAVNDCIDVLKKEGRICIITFHSLEDRIVKNVFKKRENPCTCPPSFPVCVCNSKPEIRIVSKKPILPSDEEILENPRSRSAKLRIAEKL; this is encoded by the coding sequence ATGGAATTTAAGCATAAATCTGTATTACTTAATGAATGTATAGAAGGTCTTAATATTAAAAAAAATGGAGTATATGTGGATGGCACATTAGGTGGTGCAGGACATTCAAAGGAAATTTTAAGTTGCCTTAATAACGAAGGAACTTTAATTGGTATAGATCAGGATACTAATGCTATTGAAGCATCAAGGAAAAGACTTTCACAATACTCTAATATTATATTTGTTCATGATAACTTTTCAAATATAAAAAATATACTAAATGAACTTAATATTAATAAGGTAGATGGGATATTGCTTGATTTAGGGGTTTCATCACATCAGCTTGATGAACCTGAAAGAGGGTTTAGCTATATGCATGATGCACCACTTGATATGAGGATGAACAGTAACAGCAGTTTTTCTGCAAAGGATGTAGTGAACGAATATTCGAAGGAAAAATTAGAGAAGGTAATAAAAGAATATGGAGAAGAAAAATGGGCTTCAAGGATTGCTGAATTTATTGTTAAAGAGAGGCAAAAGAAGAGGATAGAAACAACTTTTGAACTTGTAGATATAATAAAGGCAGCAATTCCTGCTTCAGCAAGAAGGGAAGGACCACATCCTGCAAAGAGAACTTTTCAGGCAATAAGGATTGAAGTTAATAGAGAGATAGAGATATTAGAAAATGCTGTTAATGATTGTATAGATGTATTAAAAAAAGAAGGAAGAATTTGCATTATAACTTTTCATTCTCTTGAGGATAGGATAGTTAAAAATGTATTTAAAAAGAGAGAAAATCCATGCACATGCCCTCCAAGTTTTCCAGTATGTGTATGCAACAGTAAACCAGAAATAAGAATTGTAAGTAAAAAACCGATTTTACCATCGGATGAAGAGATTTTAGAAAACCCAAGATCAAGAAGTGCAAAGCTTAGGATAGCTGAAAAATTATAG
- the mraZ gene encoding division/cell wall cluster transcriptional repressor MraZ, whose protein sequence is MFIGEYQHAIDSKNRIIIPSKFREELGSTFVITKGLDGCLYCYPMDEWKKLEEKLKALPLTNKDARAFVRFFFSGAADIEVDKQGRALIPQNLIEYAGIIKEIVSIGVSNRIEIWSKEKWDEYNEQNINYEEIAEKMSILGIGI, encoded by the coding sequence ATGTTTATTGGGGAATATCAACATGCAATTGATAGTAAAAATAGAATAATAATTCCATCAAAGTTCAGAGAGGAACTTGGAAGCACATTTGTGATTACTAAAGGCCTCGATGGATGTCTTTACTGCTACCCAATGGATGAGTGGAAAAAGCTTGAGGAGAAGTTAAAAGCTCTTCCACTAACTAATAAGGATGCCAGAGCCTTTGTAAGGTTTTTCTTTTCCGGGGCTGCTGATATAGAAGTGGATAAGCAGGGAAGAGCTCTTATACCTCAAAACCTGATTGAATATGCAGGTATTATAAAGGAAATAGTAAGTATAGGAGTTTCAAACAGGATTGAGATATGGAGCAAAGAGAAGTGGGATGAATATAATGAGCAGAACATAAATTACGAAGAAATTGCAGAAAAGATGTCTATCCTTGGGATAGGAATATAA
- the ychF gene encoding redox-regulated ATPase YchF — MKLGIVGLPNVGKSTLFNAITQAGAEAANYPFCTIEPNVGVVAVPDYRLDELAKMYNPEKYTPAVIEFYDIAGLVKGASKGEGLGNKFLSHIREVEAVVHVVRCFEDPNIVHVDGSVNPIRDIETINLELIFSDMEVLEKRIDKTRKSARSGDKKAQEELEFMERLYNHLESGKPARTLPMNDDERELLKQYFLLTSKPVLYAANISEDELLEGYENNAYVKAVEEYAKKEGSEVIPICAKIEEEIASLDKDEKEEFLKDYGLEEPGLNRLIKASYKLLGLISFLTAGPKEVRAWTIKKGTKAPQAAGKIHSDMERGFIRAEVVPFETLIKCGSETAAKEKGLIRSEGKDYVMQDGDVVVFRFNV; from the coding sequence ATGAAACTTGGAATAGTGGGTTTACCAAACGTAGGTAAAAGCACGCTTTTTAATGCAATAACACAGGCTGGAGCCGAAGCTGCAAACTACCCATTTTGTACAATAGAACCTAACGTTGGAGTTGTTGCAGTACCTGACTACCGACTTGATGAACTTGCAAAGATGTATAACCCTGAAAAATATACCCCTGCAGTTATTGAGTTTTATGATATTGCAGGTCTTGTAAAGGGAGCAAGTAAAGGTGAAGGATTAGGAAACAAATTTCTTTCACATATAAGAGAAGTTGAAGCTGTTGTTCATGTTGTAAGGTGTTTTGAAGATCCAAATATAGTACATGTTGATGGCAGCGTAAATCCTATTAGAGATATTGAAACTATAAACCTTGAGCTTATATTCTCTGATATGGAGGTCCTTGAAAAGCGAATAGATAAAACTCGAAAATCAGCCCGTTCTGGAGATAAAAAAGCTCAAGAGGAATTAGAATTTATGGAAAGGCTATATAATCACCTTGAAAGTGGAAAACCTGCAAGAACACTACCAATGAACGATGACGAAAGAGAACTTTTAAAACAATACTTCCTATTAACATCAAAACCTGTACTTTATGCTGCAAACATTTCAGAGGATGAGCTTCTTGAAGGATATGAAAACAATGCTTATGTAAAAGCCGTTGAAGAGTACGCTAAAAAAGAAGGCTCAGAAGTTATTCCTATATGTGCTAAAATAGAAGAGGAAATCGCATCCCTTGATAAAGATGAAAAGGAAGAATTTTTAAAGGATTATGGTCTTGAAGAACCAGGGCTTAACAGGCTTATTAAAGCAAGCTATAAGCTTTTAGGTCTAATAAGCTTTTTAACTGCAGGACCAAAAGAAGTCAGAGCATGGACAATTAAAAAGGGAACGAAAGCACCTCAAGCTGCAGGAAAAATACATTCAGATATGGAAAGAGGATTTATAAGAGCAGAAGTTGTTCCTTTTGAAACTCTTATAAAGTGTGGCTCAGAAACTGCTGCAAAGGAAAAGGGGTTAATAAGATCTGAAGGAAAAGATTATGTTATGCAGGATGGAGATGTTGTTGTATTTAGATTCAACGTTTAA
- the asnB gene encoding asparagine synthase (glutamine-hydrolyzing), translating into MCGIAGWINYNENIKNRFKDIKNMTKVLSKRGPDEEGYYSGEEILLGHRRLVVVDPAGGHQPMIKEYGGNKYVIVYNGELYNTEELRKELINLGYTFKSYSDTEVLLTTFIHYKEDCVLHLNGIFAFAVWDETKKTLFMARDHLGVKPLFYVLNDGEIIFASEIKSLLQHSKIKAVLDKDGIETLFALGPSRSLENGILKGIKEVPPAHCLTFSKNGFNIKEYWKPKAYKNNQTFNECVDNVRQLVLDAINRQLSADVKVCTFLSGGLDSSIISAVAGEFFKNKGTVLETFSIDYEGNEKFFKTNEFIPNSDKPYIKMMVDSIGSLHRNIVITQEKLIDYLDKAVLANDLPGMADIDSSLYLFCKEIRKNATVALSGECADEVFGGYPWYLKQDDINYKGFPWLKSIEIRRAILNPAINFDIEGKIKYNYENTIKQVDYLEEDDEFTRKIREKFYLNIKWFMITLLNRKDRMSMSNSLEVRVPFADYRLVEYAYNIPPKYKFYDGREKGILRMALRGILPDEIIDRKKSPYPKTHNPKYTDLICKKVKEIIDDKNAPINQIINRDFLIETVDKRAENINCNWFGQLMSGPQTLAYIYQVNKWLEEYNIDIVI; encoded by the coding sequence TTGTGTGGTATAGCAGGTTGGATAAATTATAATGAGAATATAAAAAACAGATTTAAAGACATTAAAAATATGACTAAGGTACTTTCAAAAAGAGGGCCTGATGAAGAAGGATATTATAGTGGTGAAGAAATACTTTTAGGACATAGAAGGCTTGTTGTTGTTGACCCTGCAGGAGGGCATCAGCCAATGATTAAAGAATATGGCGGAAATAAATATGTTATTGTGTATAACGGAGAACTTTATAACACAGAGGAATTAAGGAAGGAGCTAATAAATCTAGGATACACATTTAAATCCTATTCAGATACAGAGGTGCTGTTGACAACATTTATACACTATAAAGAAGATTGTGTTTTGCATTTAAATGGAATATTTGCCTTTGCTGTATGGGATGAAACTAAAAAAACTCTTTTTATGGCAAGGGACCATTTGGGAGTAAAGCCTTTATTTTATGTTTTAAATGATGGTGAAATTATTTTTGCCTCTGAAATAAAAAGTTTACTTCAACATTCTAAAATTAAGGCTGTTTTAGATAAAGATGGCATAGAAACTTTATTTGCACTTGGGCCTTCAAGGTCACTTGAAAATGGTATATTAAAAGGGATAAAGGAAGTTCCACCAGCACATTGTTTAACCTTTTCAAAGAATGGTTTTAATATAAAAGAATATTGGAAACCAAAAGCATATAAAAACAACCAAACATTCAATGAGTGTGTAGACAATGTTAGGCAACTTGTTTTAGATGCTATAAATAGGCAACTTTCTGCAGACGTAAAGGTTTGCACATTTCTTTCAGGAGGTTTGGATTCAAGTATAATTTCAGCTGTTGCAGGAGAGTTTTTTAAAAACAAAGGAACAGTTCTTGAAACATTTTCGATAGATTATGAAGGCAATGAAAAGTTCTTTAAAACTAATGAATTTATTCCCAACTCAGATAAGCCATATATTAAAATGATGGTAGATTCAATAGGAAGCTTACACAGAAATATTGTAATAACACAGGAGAAGCTTATTGATTATTTAGATAAGGCTGTTTTGGCAAATGATTTGCCAGGGATGGCAGATATAGATTCATCACTTTATTTGTTTTGCAAGGAAATAAGGAAGAATGCAACAGTTGCCTTATCTGGAGAATGTGCAGATGAAGTTTTTGGAGGATACCCTTGGTATTTAAAACAGGATGATATAAATTATAAAGGTTTCCCTTGGCTTAAATCTATTGAAATTAGAAGGGCAATTTTAAATCCTGCAATTAATTTTGATATTGAAGGAAAAATTAAATATAACTACGAAAATACAATAAAACAGGTTGATTATCTAGAAGAAGACGATGAATTTACAAGAAAAATAAGAGAGAAGTTTTATTTAAACATTAAATGGTTTATGATTACTCTTTTAAATAGAAAAGATAGAATGAGTATGTCAAATAGCCTTGAGGTTAGAGTTCCTTTTGCAGATTACAGGTTAGTAGAATATGCATATAACATTCCACCAAAATATAAGTTTTATGATGGAAGGGAAAAGGGTATATTAAGGATGGCACTTCGAGGTATTCTCCCAGATGAAATAATAGATAGAAAAAAATCACCTTATCCGAAAACACATAACCCCAAATATACAGATTTAATTTGTAAAAAAGTAAAGGAGATTATTGATGATAAAAATGCACCTATAAATCAAATAATAAATAGAGACTTTTTAATTGAAACGGTTGATAAAAGAGCAGAAAATATAAATTGTAATTGGTTTGGTCAACTTATGAGTGGGCCGCAAACCCTTGCATATATATATCAAGTTAATAAGTGGCTTGAGGAGTATAATATAGATATAGTTATTTAA
- a CDS encoding M48 family metallopeptidase, translated as MKLKFQYGTRTIEFNLEYKKRKTVEISVKAPDIVIVKAPLGVEDEKIIEIVKKKADWIVKKLFLLNDVENRPIKREYVNGESFMYLGRNYPLEIVIDEKVRKPIVKLLNGKFYVTVKSKDGDIIKKAMEMWYREKTLEKAKEKVEYFQRYFNKTPTGIRVKEQKKRWASCTYRDELLFNYRCSMARSDAFDYIVVHEMCHLYHKNHSKDFWNLVSSILPDYKKRIDYLKKYGVRMDL; from the coding sequence ATGAAGCTTAAATTTCAGTATGGGACAAGGACAATAGAATTTAATTTAGAGTATAAAAAACGCAAAACAGTTGAAATATCTGTTAAGGCACCAGATATAGTAATCGTTAAGGCACCTTTAGGGGTAGAAGATGAAAAGATTATAGAAATAGTAAAAAAGAAGGCGGACTGGATTGTAAAGAAGCTATTTTTACTAAATGATGTGGAAAATAGGCCAATAAAAAGGGAATATGTAAATGGTGAGTCCTTTATGTATTTGGGAAGGAATTACCCCCTTGAGATTGTAATAGATGAAAAAGTTAGAAAGCCTATTGTAAAGCTTTTAAACGGTAAATTTTATGTTACGGTAAAAAGTAAAGATGGTGATATTATTAAAAAGGCTATGGAAATGTGGTACAGGGAGAAGACATTAGAAAAGGCAAAGGAAAAAGTAGAATATTTTCAAAGGTATTTTAACAAAACTCCAACAGGCATTAGGGTAAAGGAGCAGAAAAAAAGATGGGCAAGCTGCACCTATAGGGATGAGCTTTTGTTTAACTACAGATGCAGTATGGCAAGATCAGATGCCTTTGACTATATTGTAGTTCATGAGATGTGTCATCTTTATCACAAAAACCATTCAAAGGATTTTTGGAATTTAGTCAGCTCAATATTGCCAGATTATAAAAAAAGAATTGACTATCTTAAAAAGTATGGTGTTAGGATGGATTTATAA